One Campylobacter sputorum subsp. sputorum DNA segment encodes these proteins:
- a CDS encoding calcium-binding protein — protein MSVNTATEVLARNASNVDVSKVIDTSISAINNIFDMVDSVKKELANGVPANNTSISFDKFMDLISKAKGPFGSTLSILDDMKHTLETGGKITDGQILGALSNIVGMAANAAMLANPVIGNVIGIVSSAIAGLATLLKDTTIAQDIVDTSLGIFYKVIENLQSQGVDFSNSLINPAEFPVTLNDLWFEISGKYKDTLIGDDKDNVLDGGRGNDVLRGKGGNDTLIGGTGQDKIYGGEGDDILDGGQGWDYIEGNKGNDILYGGNGLDTLKGGLGDDTYFFKKNDGMDTIKDMPLINVGNQDGGFDTIKFDKSVRKEDITFLNIAGVLSIRYGKGDSGLISVFGQFTDDRRAIEKIELADGEFITKDQIAKVTQDLNAYAREHWIIATHNNVQNNADMMNMVMNSWQNA, from the coding sequence ATGAGTGTAAATACAGCTACTGAAGTTCTAGCAAGAAATGCTTCTAATGTTGATGTAAGTAAGGTGATAGATACTTCTATCTCAGCTATAAATAATATTTTTGATATGGTTGACTCTGTCAAAAAAGAGCTTGCAAATGGAGTTCCTGCAAATAATACATCTATAAGTTTTGATAAGTTTATGGATCTTATTTCTAAAGCAAAAGGGCCATTTGGATCTACTCTCTCAATACTTGACGATATGAAACATACTCTTGAAACTGGTGGTAAAATAACAGATGGCCAGATTCTTGGAGCTCTTTCAAATATAGTTGGAATGGCTGCGAATGCTGCTATGTTGGCAAATCCAGTTATTGGAAATGTAATTGGTATAGTAAGTTCAGCCATAGCAGGTCTTGCTACTCTTTTAAAAGATACAACTATAGCTCAAGATATAGTAGATACTTCTCTTGGCATATTCTATAAAGTTATAGAAAATCTTCAATCTCAAGGTGTTGATTTTTCAAATAGCCTTATAAATCCAGCAGAATTCCCTGTAACATTAAATGATCTTTGGTTTGAAATTTCAGGCAAGTATAAAGATACTTTAATAGGGGATGATAAAGATAATGTTTTAGATGGCGGTAGAGGTAATGATGTATTGCGTGGAAAAGGCGGCAATGATACTCTAATAGGTGGCACTGGTCAAGATAAAATATATGGCGGAGAAGGTGATGACATCTTAGATGGTGGTCAAGGTTGGGATTATATAGAAGGAAATAAAGGAAATGATATTCTTTATGGTGGAAATGGACTAGATACTCTAAAAGGTGGTCTTGGAGACGATACATACTTCTTTAAGAAAAATGACGGAATGGACACTATAAAAGATATGCCTTTGATAAATGTAGGAAATCAAGATGGCGGATTTGATACTATTAAATTTGACAAAAGTGTTAGAAAAGAAGATATAACATTTTTAAATATTGCAGGTGTTTTGTCTATAAGATATGGCAAAGGTGATAGTGGTTTGATATCAGTTTTTGGTCAGTTTACTGATGATAGAAGAGCTATTGAGAAAATTGAGCTTGCAGATGGTGAGTTTATAACAAAAGATCAAATTGCAAAAGTTACTCAAGATCTTAATGCTTATGCTAGAGAACATTGGATTATTGCTACTCATAATAATGTACAAAATAATGCAGATATGATGAATATGGTTATGAATAGTTGGCAAAATGCTTAA
- a CDS encoding peptidase domain-containing ABC transporter — protein sequence MKTALGSLQLISIINRIPIDTKAIINKFALTHNEPSMEELVRILKDCEFKAKIKTYNIKTLLKYDAPFIAQKKNNEYFCILKVLEDENKAVIYDGGNETREVSFDELDKLVNLRFIVLTHKSINSQIKFGFAWFYKRMLAYKRIVFEILIASFIMQLFGLVTPLFTQVILDKVLAHHSISTLNVIAVAFLGVIIFEMLLSLCRNYIFAHTTTKIDARLGSELFRHLILLPMIYFESRKVGNIVARVRELDIIRDFIANKTVTVLLDVLFSFVFVFMMLLYSVKLTLIAIGFVVVIGAIYFFITPVLRKRLEEKFQMGAASNSYLVESVTGMQTVKSLAIEGSMQKQWEEYLGKYVKSSFNLSNLTNVASGFANALQKLMTLSILYFGVNLVMENKLTVGQLIAFQMFAGQFSAPIMRLVGLWNEFQQALLSVDRLGDILNTPTEQTTDKPITLNQIQGDIKFVNINFKYNTSSNLVLKNINLHIKPNKSIGIVGRSGSGKSTITKLIERLYLQSEGAIYIDGIDIRHLNPYVLRQNIGVVLQENYLFSGTIKDNISFASTGASMEHIIRVAQISGAHDFITELPSGYDTIVGERGSSLSGGQKQRIAIARALINNPKILIFDEATSALDYESESIITKNLAQIKENKTFIIIAHRLSTVKDCDEIIVMDNGEIKEKGTHDELIALNGYYKILYDKQDLR from the coding sequence ATGAAAACAGCCCTAGGCTCCCTTCAGCTTATTTCTATTATAAACCGTATTCCAATAGACACAAAGGCTATTATAAATAAATTCGCACTAACACATAATGAGCCTAGTATGGAAGAACTTGTTAGGATATTAAAAGATTGCGAATTTAAGGCAAAGATAAAAACTTACAATATAAAAACTCTTTTAAAATATGACGCACCTTTTATAGCACAGAAAAAAAATAATGAGTATTTTTGTATATTAAAAGTATTAGAAGATGAGAATAAAGCAGTTATTTACGATGGTGGAAATGAAACAAGGGAAGTAAGTTTTGATGAGCTTGATAAATTAGTAAATTTAAGATTTATTGTTTTAACGCATAAATCTATAAATTCCCAGATTAAATTTGGCTTTGCTTGGTTTTATAAAAGAATGCTTGCTTATAAAAGAATTGTTTTTGAAATTTTGATAGCCTCTTTTATCATGCAACTTTTTGGACTTGTAACGCCGCTTTTTACACAAGTTATACTGGATAAAGTTTTAGCTCATCATAGCATAAGCACTCTAAATGTTATTGCAGTTGCATTTCTTGGAGTTATAATCTTTGAGATGCTGCTATCGCTTTGTAGAAATTACATATTTGCACACACTACTACAAAGATTGATGCGAGGCTTGGTAGTGAGCTTTTTAGGCACTTAATACTACTTCCAATGATATATTTTGAGAGTAGAAAAGTTGGAAATATAGTAGCCAGGGTTAGAGAGCTTGATATTATTAGAGATTTTATAGCAAATAAAACAGTAACTGTATTGCTTGATGTGTTATTTAGCTTCGTATTTGTATTTATGATGCTTTTATATAGTGTAAAATTAACTTTGATTGCAATTGGTTTTGTTGTTGTCATAGGCGCTATATATTTTTTTATAACACCAGTTTTAAGAAAAAGATTAGAAGAAAAATTTCAAATGGGGGCTGCTTCAAATTCTTATTTAGTTGAATCAGTTACTGGTATGCAAACTGTTAAATCGCTTGCCATCGAAGGGAGTATGCAAAAACAGTGGGAAGAGTATCTTGGAAAATATGTAAAATCAAGTTTTAATCTTAGCAATCTAACAAATGTAGCAAGCGGCTTTGCAAATGCACTTCAAAAATTAATGACATTAAGTATACTTTATTTTGGCGTAAATTTAGTAATGGAAAATAAGCTTACCGTCGGACAACTAATAGCTTTTCAGATGTTTGCAGGGCAGTTTTCAGCTCCTATTATGAGACTTGTTGGTTTATGGAATGAGTTTCAACAAGCACTTTTAAGTGTTGATAGACTTGGTGATATACTAAACACTCCAACAGAACAAACTACTGATAAGCCAATAACTCTAAATCAAATTCAAGGTGACATAAAATTTGTAAATATAAATTTTAAATACAATACAAGTTCAAATTTGGTACTAAAAAATATAAATTTACATATAAAGCCAAATAAAAGTATAGGTATAGTTGGGCGAAGCGGAAGCGGAAAAAGCACTATAACTAAGCTTATAGAAAGACTTTATTTACAAAGTGAAGGTGCTATTTATATAGATGGCATAGATATAAGACATCTAAATCCATATGTATTAAGACAAAATATCGGTGTAGTTTTACAAGAAAATTATCTTTTTAGTGGAACTATAAAAGATAATATCTCTTTTGCCTCAACTGGTGCTAGTATGGAGCATATCATTAGGGTTGCACAAATTTCTGGTGCACATGATTTTATAACAGAACTTCCAAGCGGATACGATACTATAGTCGGCGAAAGAGGCTCATCTTTAAGCGGTGGTCAAAAGCAAAGAATAGCAATAGCAAGAGCACTTATCAATAATCCTAAAATTTTGATATTTGATGAAGCAACTTCGGCACTTGATTATGAAAGTGAAAGTATAATAACAAAAAATTTAGCGCAAATTAAAGAAAATAAAACATTTATCATTATAGCACATAGGTTAAGTACTGTAAAAGACTGCGATGAAATAATTGTAATGGATAATGGAGAGATAAAAGAAAAAGGTACTCATGACGAACTTATTGCACTTAATGGATACTATAAAATTTTATACGATAAACAAGATTTGCGATAA
- a CDS encoding TolC family protein, whose protein sequence is MLKFFIVYFLIICTLFANDFSNSLYDLISEDDSIWSVDDNVKQNHLKLESSLNNTLKQKNVYSYEDLLDNIKTFAPKILLQKLETASSAAELRSVRSELYPTFNLSLNEEYSKRYDDFPLRNTSVGNDSIIQSTGYQAYASIGLNYNIFNFGSTLDKIDAYKAKIKSSKQKECMVYKDVALYLLDEYYKAMILKERLKYTNDLLSNLTQIYENKKRLNEVGELPKSSIFEGALKIADESSNLSYIQKDITQTLSNINYITGANISDINVLVYFRNVLNNTKFINFYETPKAKQLFYQIEEKRNLLNSEFKNYFPSLSLYARYNFYGYDRNDIIESIDKAEKNGYKFGLVISYTLFDGFRRESRIENAKIEYLKSNLELVDAKREYEQNIKSLQENINQEQNKISNLANSKDYSKNILNIANRLNKSGEENLNNVIESINLDMRKNIELIQSKIKLDMLKVKKDIISSDKLCDGI, encoded by the coding sequence GTGCTTAAGTTTTTTATTGTATATTTTTTGATTATTTGTACTCTTTTTGCAAATGATTTCTCAAATTCTTTATATGATTTAATAAGTGAAGATGATAGTATTTGGAGTGTTGATGATAATGTTAAACAAAATCATCTTAAATTAGAATCTAGTTTAAATAACACTTTAAAACAAAAAAATGTCTATTCTTACGAAGATTTATTAGATAATATAAAGACTTTTGCCCCAAAGATTTTATTGCAAAAACTTGAAACTGCTTCATCTGCTGCTGAGTTAAGATCTGTTAGAAGTGAGCTTTATCCGACATTTAATTTGTCTTTAAATGAAGAGTATTCAAAAAGATATGATGATTTTCCATTAAGAAATACAAGTGTTGGTAATGATAGTATAATACAATCAACTGGATACCAAGCTTATGCGTCTATAGGGTTAAATTATAATATTTTTAATTTTGGCTCTACTCTTGATAAGATAGATGCTTATAAGGCTAAAATAAAAAGTTCAAAACAAAAAGAATGCATGGTTTATAAAGATGTTGCTTTGTATTTGCTCGATGAGTATTATAAAGCAATGATTTTAAAAGAACGCCTTAAATACACAAATGATTTGCTTTCAAATTTAACACAAATTTATGAAAATAAAAAGAGATTAAATGAAGTAGGCGAACTGCCAAAGTCATCTATTTTTGAAGGAGCTTTGAAAATAGCCGATGAGAGTTCAAATTTATCTTATATACAAAAAGATATTACCCAAACTCTTTCAAATATAAATTATATAACTGGCGCAAATATATCCGATATAAATGTTCTTGTTTATTTTAGAAATGTTTTAAATAATACTAAATTTATAAATTTTTATGAAACACCAAAGGCAAAACAGTTATTTTATCAAATTGAGGAAAAAAGAAATCTTTTAAATAGTGAGTTTAAAAACTATTTTCCATCTTTAAGCTTATATGCTAGATATAATTTTTACGGATATGATAGAAATGATATTATTGAATCTATAGATAAAGCAGAAAAAAATGGTTATAAATTTGGACTTGTTATATCATATACACTTTTTGATGGCTTTAGAAGAGAATCTAGGATAGAAAATGCAAAGATTGAGTATCTAAAATCAAATTTAGAACTTGTTGATGCAAAAAGAGAGTATGAACAAAATATTAAGTCTTTGCAAGAAAATATCAATCAAGAGCAAAATAAAATATCAAATTTAGCTAATTCAAAAGATTATTCTAAAAATATACTTAACATCGCAAATAGACTAAACAAAAGTGGCGAAGAAAATTTAAATAACGTAATAGAAAGTATAAATTTAGATATGAGAAAAAACATAGAACTGATACAAAGCAAGATAAAACTTGATATGTTAAAAGTAAAAAAAGATATAATTAGTAGTGATAAATTATGTGATGGAATATAA
- a CDS encoding DMT family transporter: MNIKNKTLLADISLLIVAISWGCTFLIVQEAVSLVNVSSFLFWRFLLATALMFVISFKFGIKFDKNSLICGAFLGLFLFGGFIVQTYALKYTISSKVAFITGLNVIIVPFFMLLIFKFKVSKFTIFGAILAFFGLYFLSGANEIGLAIGETLAFICAIFYALHITFTDRFIKKCNIYSMVTTQFFVVSILCLFAAILFSQNSYGASKILGGLEISRDGNFIFAVLLTSIVATVFAFFIQSLAQRYTTASKTALIFTFEPVSAGIFGYIFGEILSKGQILGAFLIIIGILISEIGNAVFKKQKT; this comes from the coding sequence ATGAATATAAAAAATAAAACCTTACTTGCAGATATTTCACTTTTAATTGTTGCAATTAGCTGGGGCTGCACATTTTTAATAGTTCAAGAAGCTGTAAGTTTAGTAAATGTTTCTAGTTTCTTGTTTTGGAGATTTTTGTTAGCTACGGCTTTGATGTTTGTTATCTCTTTTAAATTTGGTATAAAATTTGATAAAAATAGTCTTATTTGCGGTGCATTTTTAGGCTTATTTTTATTTGGTGGATTTATCGTTCAAACTTACGCTCTTAAATACACGATAAGTTCAAAAGTAGCTTTTATAACTGGTTTAAATGTTATCATAGTTCCATTTTTTATGCTGTTAATTTTTAAATTTAAAGTTAGTAAATTTACTATATTTGGTGCGATATTAGCTTTTTTTGGTTTGTATTTTTTAAGCGGCGCAAACGAAATAGGTCTAGCAATAGGCGAAACACTAGCTTTTATTTGTGCTATTTTTTATGCACTTCATATAACTTTTACAGATAGATTTATCAAAAAATGCAATATTTATAGTATGGTTACGACGCAGTTTTTCGTAGTTTCAATACTTTGTTTATTTGCGGCTATACTTTTTTCTCAAAACTCTTATGGAGCTAGTAAAATTTTAGGTGGCTTAGAAATAAGCAGAGATGGAAATTTTATTTTTGCTGTGTTGCTAACATCCATTGTTGCTACTGTTTTTGCATTTTTTATCCAAAGTTTGGCTCAAAGATACACAACAGCAAGCAAAACAGCACTGATTTTCACATTTGAGCCAGTTAGTGCTGGGATATTTGGTTATATTTTTGGAGAGATTTTAAGCAAAGGGCAAATTTTGGGTGCATTTCTCATTATTATTGGTATTTTGATAAGTGAAATAGGAAATGCTGTATTTAAAAAACAAAAAACATAA
- a CDS encoding exodeoxyribonuclease III, whose translation MKLISWNTNGLRATIKNNDFEWLKEYNPDFLALQETKVKDSDIPKEIYNLGFKQIDTNAAIKAGYSGVMSLSKFENTCFKSNFNNDEEGRVLEHNFDDIVLFNIYFPNGQKNNERLRYKLDFYDKFLDYANNLVKNSKKVIFCGDVNTAHREIDLKNPKANSQTSGFLDIERKWIDKVLECGYIDTFRQINGDEIKYSWWSYRFNARKNNAGWRIDYFFISQNLRDRLKDAFILNDVFGSDHCPVGIEIEI comes from the coding sequence TTGAAACTAATATCTTGGAATACAAACGGACTTAGGGCAACTATAAAAAACAATGATTTTGAATGGCTAAAAGAGTATAATCCCGACTTTTTAGCACTTCAAGAAACAAAAGTAAAAGATAGTGATATACCAAAAGAAATTTATAATCTTGGCTTTAAACAAATTGATACAAACGCAGCTATTAAAGCTGGATATTCCGGCGTTATGAGCTTATCTAAATTTGAAAATACCTGCTTTAAATCAAATTTCAACAATGATGAAGAAGGGAGAGTTTTAGAGCATAACTTTGATGATATCGTGCTTTTTAACATATATTTTCCAAACGGACAAAAAAATAATGAAAGATTAAGATATAAGCTTGATTTTTATGATAAATTTTTAGATTACGCAAACAATCTTGTAAAAAACAGTAAAAAAGTTATATTTTGCGGGGATGTAAATACGGCTCATAGAGAAATAGACTTAAAAAATCCCAAAGCAAATTCCCAAACAAGCGGCTTTTTAGACATTGAGAGAAAATGGATAGATAAAGTGTTGGAATGTGGATACATAGATACTTTTAGGCAAATTAACGGGGATGAGATAAAATACTCTTGGTGGAGTTATAGATTTAATGCTAGAAAAAACAACGCTGGGTGGCGGATTGATTACTTTTTTATATCACAAAATTTAAGAGACAGGCTAAAAGATGCATTTATACTAAATGATGTTTTTGGAAGCGATCACTGTCCTGTTGGTATAGAAATAGAAATTTAG
- a CDS encoding calcium-binding protein: MESIPLKDIVGAVNSTVTSADKVVNTIFDIFKYLQKTAQDLNIPYKDLDSRMDDLHKALTDENGKVTDGDILGAISGVLGTIGNTAASVNPIFGISIGLAAAGVAGAASLLKHTTIVQNIVDTSLGIFNNIVNSLESQGVDFSNSLINPDELPLSLQQLWKDITGEYTDRIRGTAGDNIIAGERGNDTLYGRAGNDIIMGGTGQDVLYGGDDNDTLFGGQGWDTLDGGRGNDFLNGGNGRDILRGGIGDDTYFFKKNDGVDTIKDMPLINHSGKDGGFDTIKFDESVKKEDITFVKSAGNLSIRYGDGDSGTITVFGQFSDDRRAIEKIELADGEFITKDQIAKVTQDLNAYGRDHWIIANHDNIQKNADMMNMVMNSWQNA, translated from the coding sequence ATGGAAAGTATTCCATTAAAAGATATAGTAGGTGCTGTTAACAGCACCGTAACATCAGCTGATAAAGTGGTAAATACAATTTTTGATATATTTAAGTATCTTCAAAAAACAGCTCAAGATCTAAATATTCCTTACAAAGATTTAGATAGTAGAATGGATGATTTACATAAAGCTTTAACTGATGAAAATGGTAAAGTTACTGATGGAGATATACTTGGTGCTATTAGTGGAGTTTTAGGTACTATAGGAAATACAGCTGCTTCAGTAAATCCTATATTTGGTATAAGCATAGGGTTAGCTGCAGCAGGTGTTGCAGGAGCTGCAAGTTTGTTAAAACACACAACTATAGTTCAAAATATTGTAGATACATCGCTTGGAATTTTTAATAACATTGTAAATTCTCTAGAATCTCAAGGTGTTGATTTTTCAAATAGCCTTATAAATCCAGATGAGCTTCCGCTAAGCTTACAACAATTATGGAAAGACATAACTGGAGAATATACAGATAGAATTAGAGGAACAGCTGGAGATAATATCATTGCTGGCGAAAGAGGAAATGATACTCTTTATGGTAGAGCCGGCAATGATATTATAATGGGTGGAACCGGTCAAGATGTATTGTATGGTGGAGATGATAATGATACGCTATTTGGTGGTCAAGGCTGGGATACTTTAGATGGCGGTAGAGGAAATGATTTCTTAAATGGCGGAAATGGCAGAGACATATTAAGAGGCGGTATAGGCGATGATACATATTTCTTTAAGAAAAATGATGGAGTAGATACCATAAAAGATATGCCTTTGATAAATCATTCTGGTAAAGATGGCGGATTTGATACTATCAAATTTGATGAAAGTGTTAAGAAGGAGGATATTACTTTTGTAAAAAGCGCTGGAAACCTATCTATAAGATATGGTGATGGAGATAGCGGAACTATAACTGTTTTTGGTCAGTTTAGCGATGATAGAAGAGCTATTGAGAAAATTGAGCTTGCAGATGGCGAGTTTATAACAAAAGATCAAATTGCAAAAGTTACACAAGATCTTAATGCTTATGGTAGGGATCATTGGATTATTGCTAATCATGATAATATTCAAAAAAATGCAGATATGATGAATATGGTTATGAATAGTTGGCAAAATGCTTAA
- a CDS encoding DUF4197 family protein, translated as MKKPIFVFILAQSLVFASWDMAISNAMISLKSYYTYDVANYKKSLLEVVKQSEEAILNPKNGDFIVNLPKKSNEILKNTDKSGRLNDKFSEILNLVFKQNVPFISQTLQNAISSMSDKQAMKIMNGELLSTYLKNLTYLKLNTTFKNSIKNITKKPKYKHAFMLANKSKSGFENYLIDDFLNELFEFLQTNEKDFMNDPFGFSANKAVNLKK; from the coding sequence ATGAAAAAACCGATATTCGTTTTTATATTGGCTCAGAGTTTGGTTTTTGCTTCTTGGGATATGGCTATATCAAATGCAATGATTTCTCTAAAAAGTTACTATACTTATGATGTTGCAAATTATAAAAAATCTTTGTTAGAAGTTGTAAAACAGAGCGAAGAAGCGATTTTAAATCCAAAAAATGGTGATTTTATAGTAAATTTACCAAAAAAATCTAATGAAATTTTGAAAAATACTGATAAAAGTGGAAGATTAAATGATAAATTTAGCGAAATTTTAAATTTAGTTTTTAAACAAAATGTGCCTTTTATTTCACAAACACTGCAAAATGCAATATCTTCTATGAGTGATAAACAAGCGATGAAAATTATGAATGGAGAACTTTTAAGCACTTATTTAAAAAATTTAACCTATTTAAAATTAAACACTACTTTTAAAAATAGCATAAAAAACATTACAAAAAAACCTAAATATAAACACGCTTTTATGCTAGCAAATAAATCAAAAAGCGGCTTTGAAAATTATCTTATAGATGATTTTTTAAATGAACTTTTTGAGTTTTTACAAACTAATGAAAAAGATTTTATGAACGATCCTTTTGGTTTTAGTGCAAATAAAGCGGTAAATTTAAAAAAATAG
- a CDS encoding manganese efflux pump MntP — protein MEIFLIAFALAMDSVALSMASGSKCEFKFNVVLKMAFIYGFFQALMPFLGYILGLSFVNFIEKIDHFIAFLILAFLGIKMMKESFQTQDKNEQKDVCTKDFILGGIATSIDAMAVGVTFSFEENNILYLISIIGIICFILCIIAFYIGKKMGEILESKAVFLGGIILILIGTKILLTHLGIFSL, from the coding sequence TTGGAAATTTTCTTAATAGCTTTTGCTCTTGCTATGGATAGCGTTGCTCTAAGTATGGCGAGCGGTTCAAAGTGTGAATTTAAATTTAATGTAGTTTTAAAAATGGCTTTTATATATGGCTTTTTTCAAGCTTTAATGCCATTTTTAGGATATATTTTAGGACTTAGTTTTGTTAATTTTATAGAAAAAATAGATCATTTTATAGCGTTTTTAATACTCGCTTTTCTTGGAATAAAAATGATGAAAGAAAGCTTTCAAACGCAAGATAAAAATGAACAAAAAGATGTTTGCACTAAAGATTTTATCTTAGGTGGTATAGCTACAAGCATCGATGCTATGGCAGTTGGCGTTACTTTTAGTTTTGAAGAAAATAACATTTTATATCTAATTTCTATCATAGGAATAATCTGTTTTATTTTATGCATAATAGCTTTTTATATAGGTAAAAAAATGGGCGAAATTTTAGAGTCAAAAGCTGTGTTTTTAGGTGGTATTATACTTATTTTAATAGGCACAAAAATACTTCTAACTCACCTTGGTATATTTAGTTTATAA
- a CDS encoding HlyD family type I secretion periplasmic adaptor subunit, producing MFKIFKKIDDDSYEFKPVIIEIEDRPLNPLGRTVLWIIITLIIACILWLFFAKVDVVVSARGKVIPTGEIKILKPLETGVVSKIFVKEGQVVKAGEILMQIDPSVSMVNLKTKQDELDAINMSIKRLETLGFGKKLSDEELNNLSQDEKKLYLHQLNTYEDTIKQYEFKLAQAKHSANGIDSEIQRLSLLLKKSSDRLDRLQNVKDIIAYKDYENTQKEVFDTTEKLNIAKQQKLESAKKIGEIKQEMSVFKENIKTKYLDELINKQKEASDIKAQINTYMFQGKQQQITSPVDGYIGKLMINTQGGIVNSTEPLLSVIPANEPLIIKANVLNKDIGFLSVGQEVAIKIDTFNFQKYGKLDGKLFYISNDSLKDEKLGEIYEIKVEPKQTTLLVDGEEKSIEPGMSVSAEIKTGKRRVIELFVYPIIKYLDEGLSVR from the coding sequence ATGTTTAAAATTTTTAAAAAAATTGATGATGACTCTTATGAATTTAAACCCGTTATTATTGAGATAGAAGATAGACCATTAAATCCACTTGGAAGAACTGTTTTATGGATAATCATAACGCTTATTATAGCTTGTATTTTATGGCTATTTTTTGCTAAAGTTGATGTTGTAGTTAGTGCTAGAGGCAAAGTTATACCAACAGGAGAGATAAAAATTTTAAAACCACTTGAAACAGGTGTTGTATCAAAAATATTTGTTAAAGAAGGTCAGGTTGTAAAAGCTGGTGAAATTCTTATGCAAATAGATCCAAGTGTTTCTATGGTAAATTTAAAAACTAAACAAGATGAATTAGATGCGATAAATATGAGTATAAAGCGTTTAGAAACTCTTGGTTTTGGTAAAAAATTAAGCGATGAAGAGTTGAATAATTTGAGTCAGGATGAAAAAAAATTATATCTTCATCAATTAAATACATATGAAGACACTATAAAACAATACGAATTTAAATTAGCTCAAGCAAAGCATTCAGCTAATGGTATAGACTCTGAGATACAAAGACTATCTTTACTTTTAAAAAAAAGCAGCGATAGACTTGATAGACTTCAAAATGTTAAAGATATAATAGCTTACAAGGATTATGAAAATACTCAAAAAGAGGTTTTTGATACTACCGAAAAACTTAATATTGCAAAACAGCAAAAGTTAGAATCAGCAAAAAAGATAGGCGAAATAAAACAAGAAATGAGTGTTTTTAAAGAAAATATCAAGACAAAATATTTAGATGAACTTATAAATAAGCAAAAAGAAGCAAGTGATATAAAAGCTCAAATCAATACCTATATGTTTCAAGGCAAACAACAGCAGATAACTTCTCCAGTTGATGGATATATAGGAAAACTTATGATAAACACACAAGGTGGTATCGTAAACTCAACTGAGCCTCTTTTATCTGTAATACCGGCAAATGAACCGCTTATAATAAAGGCAAATGTATTAAATAAAGACATTGGATTTTTAAGTGTAGGTCAGGAAGTTGCTATAAAAATAGATACTTTTAATTTTCAAAAATATGGCAAACTCGATGGTAAATTATTTTATATATCAAATGATTCCTTAAAAGATGAGAAACTTGGCGAAATTTATGAGATAAAAGTAGAACCAAAACAAACTACGCTTTTAGTGGATGGAGAAGAAAAAAGTATAGAACCTGGAATGAGCGTAAGTGCCGAGATAAAAACAGGCAAACGAAGAGTTATAGAACTTTTTGTTTATCCTATTATTAAATATTTAGATGAAGGATTAAGCGTTAGATAA
- a CDS encoding replication/maintenance protein RepL — MNSLDVYKAILGEKKFEIIEYIVANTDEFGLFMKTITNVCLELDISKPTAIETFKLLESKDVLRKIKNGVYKLNIPR, encoded by the coding sequence TTGAATTCACTTGATGTTTATAAAGCTATTTTAGGCGAAAAAAAATTTGAAATCATAGAATATATCGTAGCAAATACGGACGAATTTGGACTTTTTATGAAAACTATCACAAATGTTTGCTTAGAACTTGACATAAGCAAACCAACTGCCATAGAAACTTTTAAACTTTTAGAGAGCAAAGATGTTTTAAGAAAGATAAAAAATGGAGTTTATAAACTAAATATACCAAGGTGA